A genomic stretch from Arachis stenosperma cultivar V10309 chromosome 3, arast.V10309.gnm1.PFL2, whole genome shotgun sequence includes:
- the LOC130968477 gene encoding uncharacterized protein LOC130968477 isoform X3 produces the protein MNRSLEMLVDVNLAEEGILRLLFAAVFLIVNKNGNDSETSAASRLLALATSFATRMLRKYGIIQHKRDMIIAEGFNKTELLSLPPIEPVKLQAEVDFARKLREMAHFLEIIRNLQCRLRSKFQRASQGLATIGEESSLICTDMLQEESQLSVHASDLVSLDMLNQNELSLPLPAPGSDNNENLALVPVDSKSPLVSEEFGEVSPLGGNSEKKVLPVENPKEMMARWNVDNLDLKNVVKDALLSGRLPLAVLKLHLHQSENFVAGKEPHDTFTEVRDIGRAVAYDLFLKGETELAVSTLQRLGENIESCLKQLLFGTVRRSLRAQIAEELKRYGYLGPYEWKILEDMSLIESLYPSSSFWKTYHGRLRENGTSSDSVLPMENRLQLLHNHSFDSLVIECGEIDGIVLDSWMNINGSTSSVEVDEDEAHVGYWAAAAIWFDTWEQRTIDRMILNQSSPSGISLLWESQLEYHGGRNNWKEVSELLDMIPAYAISAGSLQLNLDVLQTTSSLGCNMKASNYGSFLGSLEELDSVCMEVPDIQIYQFSPDICSWWLRMLMQEKLAKRFIFLKEYWEGTMEMVALLARAGFVSDQDKILLDNDLIETLSDRDGTVHAMHKIFVHHCAQYNLPSLLDLYLDCHSLVLDRDSLLALQETAVDCQWAKWLLLSRVKGCEYEASLANARSIMSQNLVPGSGLSVMDLDEIIRTVDDIAEGGGEMAALATLMHAALPIQSCLNSGSVNMHINSSAQCTLENLRPTLLRFPTLWRTLVGACLGQDTMSLLVPKAKTALSDYLSWRDDNFFSTGRDTSLLQMLPCWFPKPIRRLIQLYVQGPIGCQSFSGFPTGETLLHRDIDLFINADVHAEISAISWEATIQRHIEEELHGPLLEENGLGLEHHLHRGRALAAFNQILGHRVQNMKSKEEAGASAHGQASIQLDVQTILSPLEQSEETLLSSVLPIAIMHFEDSMLVASCTFLLELCGLSASMLRTDIAVLKRISSFYTLSEDNENLRQLSPKGSMFHARSHEGDLTESLARALADEYLHKDSAVNSTGNGASGRQPSRALMLVLNHLEKASLPLIIDGNTYGSWLLTGNGDGAQLRSERKAASQRWSLVTNFCRMHQLPLSTKYLALLARDNDWVEFLSEGQIGGYSFDTVVQVASKEFSDPRLRLHMMTVLRAMQSKKKATSPEKGDETTFPNENMCVPVELFQILAECEKHKGPGEALLTKAKELSWSILAMVASCFPDVSPLSCLTVWLEITAARETSSIKVHNIASQIADNVGAAVNATNSLPVGDRVLTFHYNRQSPKRRRLLTPITVDSSTSVISEISSTSMGPKIFDSQGKSIENERDVGQTGGIIVASESNERPASLSKMVAVLCEQQLFLPLLRAFEMFLPSCPLLPFIRALQAFSQMRLSEASAHLGSFSARIKEEPMYSQANVGREGQIGTSWISSTASKAADAVLSTCPSPYEKRCLMQLLASTDFGDGGLAAAHYRRAYWKINLAEPMLRKDNVLHFDNETADDASLLSALENNRQWEQARNWAKQLEASGTPWKSSLHHVTESQAESMVAEWKEFLWDVPEERVALWSHCHTLFIRYSFPSLQAGLFFLKHAEAVEKDLPARELHEILLLSLQWLSGMISLSSPVCPLHLLREIETKVWLLAVESESQVKSEGDFNFTFSVRENAIKNESSIIDRTATIIAKMDNHINSMRNRIDNQIPYKNQVVDAGLSTTFGGGSKTKRRGKGYMQSRRPPLETADKSVDSDDGSSAHCFKNELQLNEENLKLEMSFSRWDERVGAAELERAVLSLLEFGQIAAAKQLQSKFSPEEIPSEFKLVDAALKLAAISTPPSNVSLSMLDEEVRSVIQTHGLLKGKHHVDPLQVLESLVAIFTEGSGRGLCKRIIAVIKAANTLGLSFFEAFNKQPIELLQLLSLKAQESFEEANMLVQTHPMPAASIAQILAESFLKGVLAAHRGGYMDSQKEEGPAPLLWRFSDFLKWAELCPSEPEIGHALMRLVITGQEIPHACEVELLILSHHFYKSSACLDGVDVLVALAATRVDAYVLEGDFSCLARLITGVGNFYALNFILGILIENGQLDLLLQKYSAAADTNTGTAEAVRGFRMAVLTSLKHFNPNDLDAFAMVYSHFDMKHETAALLESRAQQSCEQWFRRYDMDQNEDLLDSMRYFIEAAEVHSSIDAGNKTRSNCAQASLLSLQIRMPDFQWLNLSETNARRALVEQSRFQEALIVAEAYNLNQPSEWALVLWNQMLKPEVMEEFVAEFVAVLPLQPSMLIDLARFYRAEVAARGDQSHFSVWLTGGGLPAEWAKYLGRSFRCLLKRTRDLKLRMQLATLATGFGDVIDACKEELDNVPDNAAPLVLRKGHGGAYLPLM, from the exons ATGAACAGATCTTTGGAAATGCTTGTGGATGTGAATCTAGCAGAAGAGGGGATTTTGAGGTTGCTCTTTGCTGCAGTTTTTCTCATTGTTAACAAAAATGGAAATGATAGCGAAACTTCTGCTGCTTCAAG GCTTCTTGCACTGGCTACTTCCTTTGCAACCAGGATGCTTCGTAAATATGGAATTatacaacataaaagagatatGATCATTGCAGAGGGCTTTAACAAAACAGAATTACTCTCTCTTCCCCCTATTGAACCAGTTAAACTGCAAGCAGAAGTGGATTTTGCTCGAAAACTTCGTGAGATGGCTCATTTCTTGGAGATCATACGCAACCTGCAATGTAGGCTTAGATCGAAATTCCAAAGGGCCAGTCAAGGATTG GCTACTATCGGAGAAGAGTCATCTTTAATTTGTACTGATATGTTGCAGGAAGAATCCCAACTTTCAGTTCATGCTTCAGATTTAGTGTCACTGGACATGTTGAACCAAAATGAGCTTTCCTTACCTCTACCTGCTCCTGGTAGTGACAACAACGAAAACCTTGCACTAGTGCCTGTTGATTCAAAATCTCCTTTGGTCTCGGAAGAGTTTGGTGAAGTATCCCCTTTAGGAGGAAATTCTGAAAAGAAAGTTTTGCCTGTGGAAAATCCGAAAGAGATGATGGCACGCTGGAATGTAGATAATCTGGACCTTAAAAATGTGGTTAAAGATGCGTTGCTCTCTGGTCGTCTGCCTTTGGCAGTACTTAAACTGCATCTTCATCAATCGGAAAATTTTGTTGCTGGCAAAGAGCCTCATGATACTTTCACTGAAGTCCGTGATATTGGCAGAGCTGTTGCTTATGACTTATTTTTGAAG GGTGAAACTGAGCTTGCTGTTTCAACACTTCAAAGACTTGGAGAGAACATCGAATCCTGTCTCAAGCAACTTTTATTTGGCACTGTAAGGAGATCTTTGCGGGCCCAGATTGCTGAggaattgaaaagatatggttatCTAGGACCATATGAGTGGAAGATATTGGAAGATATGTCATTGATTGAG AGTCTTTATCCTAGCAGCAGCTTCTGGAAAACATATCATGGGCGGCTAAGAGAGAATGGTACTTCATCAGACTCTGTTTTGCCGATGGAAAATAGACTACAGCTCTTGCATAACCATTCATTTGATAGCCTTGTCATTGAATGTGGGGAGATTGATGGAATTGTCTTGGATTCATGGATGAATATCAATGGAAGTACATCTTCTGTAGAAGTTGATGAAGATGAGGCTCATGTTGGATATTGGGCTGCTGCTGCTATCTGGTTTGATACCTGGGAGCAAAGAACCATTGATCGT ATGATATTGAATCAATCATCTCCTTCGGGAATATCTTTACTGTGGGAATCACAACTTGAATATCATGGGGGTCGCAATAATTGGAAAGAAGTATCTGAACTGTTGGACATGATACCGGCATATGCCATATCTGCTGGAAGCCTTCAACTCAATTTGGATGTTTTGCAAACTACTTCGTCTTTAGGATGCAATATGAAGGCTTCTAATTACGGAAGTTTCTTAGGCTCTCTTGAAGAATTGGATTCTGTATGCATGGAAGTTCCAGATATCCAAATATATCAGTTTTCACCTGATATTTGCTCTTGGTGGTTGAGAATGCTCATGCAGGAAAAGCTTGCAAAaagatttatatttttgaaagaatATTGGGAAGGAACAATGGAGATGGTTGCTCTTTTGGCTCGGGCAGGTTTCGTATCTGATCAAGATAAGATTTTGTTGGACAATGATCTTATTGAGACCTTATCAGATAGAGATGGAACTGTACATGCTATGCATAAAATATTTGTGCATCACTGTGCACAATATAATTTGCCAAGTCTTTTGGACCTTTACCTTGATTGTCATAGTTTGGTCCTTGATCGTGATTCCCTTCTTGCATTACAGGAAACTGCA GTTGATTGTCAATGGGCAAAATGGCTGCTCTTATCAAGAGTTAAGGGGTGTGAGTACGAGGCTTCACTTGCTAATGCTCGCTCAATTATGTCACAAAATTTGGTTCCTGGAAGTGGCCTCAGTGTTATGGATTTAGATGAAATAATTCGAACTGTTGATGACATTGCTGAAGGAGGGGGAGAAATGGCAGCTCTAGCAACCCTGATGCATGCTGCTTTGCCAATTCAAAGCTGTTTGAATAGTGGTAGTGTAAATATGCATATCAATTCCTCTGCCCAGTGCACATTGGAGAACCTTAGGCCAACTTTGCTACGGTTCCCAACATTGTGGCGCACGCTTGTAGGAGCATGTCTTGGACAAGATACAATGAGCTTGTTGGTTCCTAAAGCAAAAACTG CTTTATCAGATTATCTTAGTTGGCGTGATGACAATTTTTTCTCTACTGGACGTGATACTTCACTTCTACAAATGCTTCCATGCTGGTTTCCTAAGCCCATTCGGAGATTAATACAACTTTACGTGCAG GGTCCTATTGGATGCCAATCCTTTTCAGGGTTTCCTACTGGGGAAACTTTGCTACACAGAGACATTGATTTATTCATAAATGCTGATGTACATGCTGAGATAAGTGCAATTTCTTGGGAGGCAACTATCCAAAGACACATTGAGGAAGAACTACATGGCCCTTTACTCGAG GAAAATGGCCTTGGACTTGAGCACCATTTGCACCGTGGACGTGCTTTGGCAGCTTTCAACCAGATCCTTGGCCATAGAGTTCAAAATATGAAGTCTAAAGAGGAGGCCGGTGCTTCAGCTCATGGACAAGCAAGCATTCAATTAGATGTCCAGACTATTCTTTCACCACTTGAGCAAAGTGAAGAGACTCTGCTTTCATCT GTTTTGCCAATTGCTATTATGCATTTTGAGGATTCTATGCTTGTTGCCTCATGCACTTTTCTTCTGGAGCTATGTGGTCTGTCAGCCAGCATGTTGCGCACTGATATTGCTGTGCTAAAGCGAATTTCTTCTTTCTACACATTAAGTGAAGATAATGAAAATCTCAGGCAATTATCACCCAAGGGATCTATGTTTCATGCAAGATCCCATGAAGGTGACTTGACCGAGTCTCTTGCTCGAGCCTTAGCTGATGAATATTTGCACAAGGATTCTGCAGTAAATTCTACTGGGAATGGAGCTTCAGGTAGACAACCTTCTCGGGCTCTTATGCTTGTCTTGAACCATTTGGAAAAAGCAAGCCTTCCGCTGATTATAGATGGAAATACATATGGGTCTTGGCTGCTAACTGGAAATGGTGATGGAGCACAGTTAAGGTCTGAACGAAAGGCTGCTAGCCAGCGCTGGAGTTTGGTAACAAATTTTTGTAGGATGCATCAGCTTCCCCTAAGTACAAAGTATCTTGCTTTATTAGCTAGAGATAATGACTGG GTTGAATTTTTGTCTGAAGGTCAGATTGGGGGATATTCTTTTGATACAGTGGTCCAAGTG GCATCAAAGGAGTTTAGTGATCCACGTCTGAGACTTCATATGATGACAGTTTTGAGAGCAatgcaatcaaagaaaaaggCAACCTCACCAGAGAAAGGTGATGAAACAACCTTTCCTAATGAAAACATGTGTGTTCCAGTTGAACTCTTCCAGATATTAGCAGAATGTGAAAAACACAAAGGTCCTGGAGAAGCTCTCTTGACAAAAGCAAAAGAGTTGTCCTGGTCAATTTTGGCAATGGTGGCTTCATGTTTCCCTGATGTCTCACCATTGTCATGCCTGACAGTTTGGTTGGAAATTACTGCAGCAAG AGAAACTTCATCGATCAAGGTGCATAATATTGCTTCCCAGATTGCAGATAATGTTGGAGCAGCTGTAAATGCAACCAATTCCTTGCCTGTAGGTGATAGAGTGCTTACATTTCATTACAATAGGCAGAGTCCCAAGCGTCGACGGTTATTAACACCCATTACAGTCGACTCATCTACTTCTGTAATATCTGAGATCTCAAGTACTTCTATGGgtccaaaaatatttgattccCAAGGTAAGTCTATCGAGAATGAAAGAGATGTAGGACAGACGGGAGGTATAATTGTTGCAAGTGAATCCAATGAAAGGCCAGCTTCTCTTTCCAAGATGGTTGCAGTGCTTTGTGAACAACAATTGTTCTTGCCTTTGCTAAGGGCATTCGAGATGTTCCTTCCATCATGTCCATTGCTGCCATTCATTCGTGCCCTTCAG GCATTTTCACAAATGCGCCTCTCAGAAGCTTCTGCTCATTTGGGTTCCTTTTCAGCACGAATTAAGGAGGAACCAATGTACTCACAGGCAAATGTGGGACGAGAAGGACAGATTGGAACATCATGGATTAGTTCTACAGCTTCAAAAGCTGCTGATGCAGTGCTTTCAACTTGCCCCTCTCCGTATGAGAAAAGATGCTTAATGCAACTTCTTGCCTCCACTGACTTTGGTGATGGTGGACTTGCTGCGGCACACTACCGAAGGGCTTATTGGAAAATTAATTTAGCAGAACCTATGCTTCGTAAAGATAATGTGTTGCATTTTGATAATGAAACTGCAGATGATGCTTCACTGTTGTCTGCACTAGAAAATAATAGGCAGTGGGAGCAAGCAAGGAACTGGGCCAAGCAGTTGGAGGCCAGTGGAACCCCCTGGAAATCTTCATTGCATCATGTCACTGAGTCTCAG GCCGAATCTATGGTAGCCGAGTGGAAGGAGTTTCTTTGGGACGTACCAGAAGAGAGGGTTGCTTTATGGAGCCACTGTCACACATTATTCATCAGATACTCCTTCCCTTCTCTTCAA GCTGGGTTATTTTTCCTTAAACATGCTGAAGCTGTTGAGAAAGACCTGCCTGCAAGGGAGCTTCATGAAATTTTATTGCTTTCTCTGCAATGGTTGAGTGGGATGATAAGCCTTTCCAGCCC TGTCTGCCCATTGCATCTTCTGCGTGAAATTGAAACCAAAGTATGGCTTTTAGCGGTTGAATCTGAGAGCCAGGTAAAGAGTGAAGGAGACTTCAATTTTACCTTTTCTGTCAGGGAGAATGCTATCAAGAATGAATCCAGTATTATTGACCGAACTGCAACCATAATAGCAAAGATGGACAACCATATAAATTCAATGAGGAATAGAATTGATAACCAAATCCCTTACAAGAATCAAGTAGTGGATGCTGGCCTCTCAACTACTTTTGGTGGTGGTTCAAAGACAAAAAGAAGGGGCAAAGGATACATGCAATCAAGACGCCCACCTCTTGAAACAGCAGATAAAAGTGTTGATAGTGATGATGGATCTAGTGCCCACTGTTTCAAAAATGAGTTGCAGTTGAATGAAGAGAACCTAAAACTGGAAATGTCATTCTCTAGGTGGGACGAAAGGGTTGGCGCAGCAGAGCTGGAAAGGGCTGTACTATCTTTATTGGAATTTGGGCAAATTGCTGCAGCCAAGCAACTGCAATCTAAGTTCTCTCCTGAAGAAATACCATCTGAATTTAAACTTGTAGATGCGGCCTTGAAGCTTGCTGCTATTTCAACTCCTCCCAGCAATGTATCTTTGTCAATGCTTGACGAAGAAGTGCGTTCAGTTATACAAACACATGGTCTACTGAAGGGCAAGCACCATGTGGACCCACTGCAG GTTCTGGAGTCTTTGGTGGCCATTTTTACAGAAGGCAGTGGGCGCGGGTTATGTAAGAGAATAATAGCAGTTATAAAAGCTGCAAACACCTTGGGACTCTCATTTTTTGAGGCGTTCAACAAGCAACCAATTGAACTGCTACAGCTCCTTTCTCTTAAAGCACAGGAGTCATTTGAGGAGGCAAACATGCTGGTGCAGACTCATCCAATGCCAGCGGCAAGCATTGCTCAAATACTTGCAGAATCTTTCCTAAAG GGTGTGTTGGCTGCACATCGTGGAGGGTATATGGATTCACAAAAGGAAGAAGGACCTGCTCCATTGCTGTGGAGATTTTCAGATTTCTTGAAGTGGGCAGAGCTTTGTCCCTCTGAACCAGAAATTGGGCATGCTTTAATGCGTTTGGTGATTACTGGACAGGAGATACCACATGCTTGTGAG GTTGAGCTTCTTATTCTGTCCCACCATTTCTACAAGTCATCTGCATGCCTTGATGGAGTTGATGTCCTTGTAGCTCTTGCTGCAACTAGGGTTGATGCTTATGTATTGGAGGGTGATTTTTCATGTTTGGCTCGATTAATAACCGGGGTTGGAAACTTTTATGCTCTCAATTTCATTCTTGGCATTCTCATAGAAAACGGTCAGTTGGATCTTCTGCTCCAGAAGTATTCTGCTGCTGCAGACACCAACACAGGCACTGCTGAGGCTGTCAGAGGATTTCGAATGGCTGTTCTTACATCTTTGAAGCATTTCAACCCTAATGACCTTGATGCATTTGCTATG GTCTACAGTCATTTTGATATGAAACATGAGACAGCTGCTCTTTTAGAGTCACGAGCACAGCAATCGTGTGAACAGTGGTTCCGCCGCTATGACATGGACCAGAATGAGGATTTATTGGATTCCATGCGCTACTTCATTGAAGCTGCTGAAGTTCACTCTTCCATTGATGCTGGCAACAAAACACGAAGCAATTGTGCACAGGCTTCCCTTCTGTCCTTGCAAATTCGAATGCCTGATTTCCAGTGGCTTAATCTATCAGAAACCAATGCTAGACGAGCTTTGGTTGAGCAATCTCGTTTTCAAGAGGCTTTAATTGTAGCTGAAGCTTATAACCTAAACCAACCAAGTGAGTGGGCTTTAGTACTCTGGAACCAGATGCTCAAACCTGAAGTGATGGAGGAGTTTGTGGCAGAGTTCGTTGCAGTTCTACCTCTTCAGCCGTCAATGCTGATTGATTTAGCTAGATTCTATAGAGCTGAAGTGGCTGCTCGAGGGGACCAATCTCATTTCTCTGTCTGGCTTACAGGTGGAGGCTTGCCAGCCGAGTGGGCTAAATATTTAGGAAGATCATTCAGGTGCCTATTGAAACGAACAAGGGACTTGAAGTTGCGGATGCAATTGGCTACACTGGCAACTGGATTTGGTGATGTTATTGATGCATGCAAGGAGGAATTGGATAACGTCCCTGACAATGCGGCACCACTAGTGTTGAGGAAGGGTCATGGGGGAGCTTACCTCCCTTTAATGTAA